From the Saccharomonospora marina XMU15 genome, the window TCAGGTCGGCCAGCGCCTGCGCGCGTTCGCGGTGGTAGCGGTTGATCCAGCGGTCGGCGATGGCGGTGATGGGCTCGGCGTTGAGGTAGTGCAGCTTCTGCCTGCCTCGCCACACGGTCGTGATCAGGTTGGCGTTCTCCAGCACGGCCAGGTGCTTGCTGACCGACTGCCGTGCCATGTCCAGCCCCGCGCAGAGTTCGCTCAGGGTCTGCCCGTTCCTGGTGTTGAGACTGTCCAGCAGCTGACGCCTGCTGGCGTCCGCCAGTGCCTTGAAGACCTCGTCCATCGCGATCCGTTCCGATATGCAGCCATGTGGCTGCGTTCTTTATAGGCAGCCTAGCGGCTGCATGTCAAGGGTGCTGCCGAGCCGGTTGACGTGGCAGGATGCCGCCCGTCCGTCGAAGGGCAGCGACGATCATGAGCGAAGACCGTGGAGAGCAGGATGAAATGGCTACACACGAGGAGACCCTCGCCCAGCTCGAACAAGGCTCGCAGAACTGCGAGAACATCCACGGGGTCATCCAGAACGCGCTCCAGCTGGCCACGAATCTGTCCGAGTTGGTGCAGAACAGCCTGGGAGGCACGACCGCGTACGACGAGGTCGGCGGCTACTGCGAGAGCGTGCTGAACCAACTCGCGCTGTCCGCGCAAACCGTGGAGCAGACCAAACACGCCATCGACAACCTGATGGTCCGCTTCCACGGCGCACTCTGAATCGTGAGCTGTGTGGTGGCAGGCAATGTGGCCTGGGGTGCGTGGGCCGTGGTGTCGGCGGTTCGGGCACGGGTATTTGTGGCAAAGAGTTCGGTTGCGAATCTTGCCGCGGCCATCAGAAAGGTGATCAATGCTCTACCACGCCGCTGTTCCGGTCGGGCACGATCAGGGATATGACCTTGAGCTGACCGCAGCCGCCGATGTCGATGAGCTAATTCGGCTGCTTTACCTGGACGACGCGGGCACGGCCAGTATCCAGCGCACCGAGGTCGACCCGGTGCTCGACGTGCAGGTACACGACAGGTTCGGATACCTGATGTACGTGGGTGACCAGATGTACGGCTACAGCGTGGGTGACCCGGATTCGCCCGACCTCGCCGACTTGTCGGAGGTCGGGTTTCCGGCGGGCACAGGTGTGCCGTTGGAGCGGTTTCGTGCCGCGCTGGTCGAGTTCATTACGAAGGACGGAGCGCTGCCGTCCGTGGTTGAGTGGCGTCCGGTGGAGCAATTCGCGGGCGATTGAGCGTGATGGGTCCGCCCGCTGAGCCCTAGCGAAAAGGACATGCTTCACCGCTACCGTTCAGTGATCATGGGTTGATGCTGGTCGACCACTTCACGCCGCTCGGATTGCGGCTGAGCACGCCGCGCCTGGAGTTGCGAATCCCAACGGGCGAGGCGCTGGCCGACCTGGCCGACCTCGCGGTGGACGGTATTCACCCGCCCGAGACCATGCCGTTCGTCTTTCCCTGGACCGACCAGCCTCCCGCCGAATTGGCACGTGATGTCCTTCGGCATCACTGGCGGCACCTGGCCAACTGGACGCCGCAGAACTGGTCGCTGTTGCTCGCCGTGTTCCGCGACGGCACGGTGGTGGGGCAGCAGGCGCTCAGCGGCCGGGAGTTCGCCATCAGCCGCGAGGTGACTACCGGCTCCTGGCTGGGGTAGCGGTATCAAGGCCAGGGCATCGGCACCGAGATGCGCGCGGCCGTGCCGCACCTGGCCTTCGCCGGGCTCGGGGCTGAAGCGGCGGTTTCGGGCGCGTTCACCGACAACCCGGCATCGTTGGCGGTCTCTCGCAAGCTCGGTTACCAGCTGGACGGCATCAGCAGGCACGCCGTGCGCGGAGAACTGGCTTTCGAGCAGCGGATGCGCCTGAACCGGCAGGACTGGGAGCGCCACCGAAGCATCGAGGTGACCACCGAAGGCTTGGAGCCGTGCCTTCCGCTGTTCGGGCTTGACGCTGGGTGAGGTAGCCACAGGCAGCAGTGAATCGTCTTCACATTGTTACTGGCTGATCGACAACAGCAGGATAGGTTGCTGCCGTGGCGCGGCAACGCGAGTATGGCGAAATCCCCCGGCTACCCGGAAGGTACCGAGTTCACCAATCGCAAGGAGTTGGCTGACGCGGGCGTTCACCGCCCGTTGCAGGGAGGCATCTCCGGCGGTAAAGATGGTGCCGACTCGATCGTTGTCTCCGGCGGTTATCCAGATGATGAAGACTTCGGCAACGAGATCATCTACACCGGCCAGGGCGGGCGCGATCCCGCTACGGGCAAGCAAGTAAGAGACCAGGAACTCGTACTCGGGAATATGGCCTCGTCCGTAGCCGGTTGGACAACCGTCTTATCCGTGTTATTCGTGGGGCACACAAAGGCAGTAAACACGCACCCGAGCGTGGCTACCGCTATGACGGACTCTTCTGGGTAGATGACTATTGGCACGACATTGGTCGCGATGGCTACCGGATCTGGAGATTCCGGCTTGTCAAGCTCGTACTGGACAGCGACTCGGCGAGGCGGTCAGTTCCAGCTTCGACTCGTCGCACTGAATCCGTGAGCTCACGGATCGTGCGAGATCGAACAGTCGCCGAGCAGGTTAAAGCTTGGCACAACTCTGCTTGCCAAGTCTGTGGCACTTGCTTGCAGACAGTTGCGGGGCCCTATGCGGAAGGCGCTCACATTCAAGGGTTGGGCCGGCCGCACAACGGTCCCGATGACGAGAGCAACATGCTGTGCTTGTGCCCGAACCATCATGTTCTTTTCGACTCCGGCGCAATTCACATCGACGATGACTTCGTGATCTGGGACTCGATCGAGCAAACCAGGATCGGGCCGCTACGAAGGGTCAGCGAACACCGCATCGGACTGGATTTCCTGCGCTATCACCGGCAGCACTATGCCAGCCCGCAAGACCGCGCGTCTTGAACAACGCCACCGACGCGTATCGCTATGCCGCGTGCCCTGGCAGGCCGTAGGCTCGCGCCACAGCCGACTCCACCTCAGTACAGTCCTCTTCGGCCTCTTCCGCGACGGTGAAACCCAATTCCAGCAGCAGGAAGCCGATTGCTCGAAGCGCTGGGATGCTGTCCGCAATTCCGGCGTCCTTGCGTTGGTAGAGCCCTTCGGTCTCGCTGTCGATGGCTCGCGCGATGCGCAGCAGCGCCGCCTGGATGTCCCGGTGTGCTGGTGGGTGCAGCGCGGTGGGTTTCATGCGAAGCCCCCCTGGGCGGGTGCGGGGTAGGCCAGCATTCGGCGGGAGAGCCGCCGCAGGTCCAGCCCGGCGGCGCGAATGGCCGAGGTGTCGCCTGGTGCGGCTTCTTCCAGATGCGCAAGTGAGCCGATGGCTTCATGGATCGCCGACCACAGCAGCGTGTCGTAGTCGGCGACGGCCGGAATATGCCATGTGGACGGTCGGCAGGTTTCGAGGATGCCGAGTCCGGTGCTCGGCCGGGGGTCGTTCATGCGTTCTCCGGCAGCGGTGGGATTTCCTCGGGTGGGAAGCCGTCACGGACGCGCCATTCGTGGTCGCAGCGCCAGCAGGTGGGGGCATAGCAGCAGCCGCTGAGTTCGACGAAGTCCCGCTCTCGTGGCGTGACTTCCTTCCCGCACAGCGCGGTGAACACCACTCCGGGGTGCGGGATCGCTGTTGTGCCGGTGTCGTAGGCATGCCGTCGCCCGTTTGCTTGCTGCCACCGGAACCTGGTCATCTCGTGCCCCCGCGAGATCATGGCTGCCGACGCGACCCTCGCGTCCTGGGAAAACGCTCTCTGTCTACGCCGCGTAGCCGCAATGTCCCGATCGAGTGACTGATACCAAGGGGGCCCGGATCGCTACTATCCCCCTTCATGGGGGCTGACGCGAACGGCCTGACGACGCGGGCCAGAGCGCTTGTCGCGGCGATCAGGAACCTCCTGGACAACGCCGGGATGAGTGGGCGCGAGCTGTCGGAACGGCTCGGGCTGAGCCATAGCACGGTCTCGCACTGGCGGACCGGGCGTCGCCTGCCGACGCCGGAGGACGTCGCGTCGCTGCTGACCCTGCTGGGTGTGACGGGGCAGGAGAAGCAGCGGCTCGTGGAAATGGCGCGGCACGCCGCCGAGCCGAACTGGCTCGTGGTTGGAATGCCGGGCATCCCGCAGCAACTGGCGGGAGCCATCGAGTCGGAGCGTTCGGCCTCCGCGATTGCCCAATGGGCAAGGGATGTCGTGCCCGGTCTGCTACAGACTGCCGATTACGCGCGAGCGTTGGCAGCCGCCAGTGGTTTGCCGCAGAACGAGAGCGAGGCGCGAGTGCTGCTTCGGATCGGCCGCGCCGAGGTGCTGACTCGGCGTCATCCGGTGCAACTTTTGGCGTTGATCGGTGAGGACGCTCTGCGTGAGCCGGTCGGCTCCGCACTGGTGATGGCGGACCAACTCCGGCACCTCAAGGAGATGAGCGACCGGAGCAACGTCACGATCCAACTGGTGCCAGCACGGGTGGGTTGGCACCCCGGCTGGGCAGGTCCGTTCGTGTTGTATGACTTCCCCGACGCGCCCTCGGTAGTGCACTTCGAGCACTACAGTTCGGGAGCGTTCGTCCTGGACGAGGACGACGTGAGGGCCTACCGCAGCGCCGTGGAGGTCATTCGCGGTGTCGCGAGAAGTCCCGCTGATTCGGCGGAACTCATCGGAAAAATCGCTGAGGAATTGGAGCAGGCGGCATGACATCGCAACCGCAGTGGAAGAAGAGCAGCTTCAGCAACCCCAACGGCGACTGTGTCGAGTTTGCGCCTGCCGTGGACGGCAGTGGCGACGTGTTGGTACGGCACTCGAAGCGTCCGGACGAGGGCATGATCCGCTACACCGCCGATGAGTGGCGAGCCTTCGTGGCGGGCGTGAAGGTTGGCGAGTTCGACCTGTAGCGGGCATCCGGTCGTGAGTGTCGGGAGCGAGTCTCCGGGCACTCACGACCGCGATGGCTCGGCGACCGACACCATGAGCAACCCGCGACGCACTGTCGAAATTAGGCTGATGTTCGACTGGGGTACCGGCCCGTTCTGGGTCTCGGTCGATGGCGACCTCAGCTACGACTGCTGTCCGAACGAGATCAGCGAGGTCGTGCCGCTCAGCGACGAGCTGATCGCTGCGGTCGCCGAGTGGGACGAGCGGATGCAGCGCACCTACAACGACGAGGTTCCGCAGGACTCGGGCATTCTCGATCCGGAACAAGAAGCTCGGTGGAAAGCCGACGGTCGGGAGTTGGCGCGACGGCTGAAGGCTGAGGTGGGAGCGGACGTGCGGGTGGAGTATGCGCCGCTCGGCGGTCCCGTGGAGGTCGTCCGATGAAACCGACGAAAGGAGCAGGCGGCATGACATCGCACCGCAGTGGAAGAAGAGCAGCTTCAGCGGCCCCAACGGCGACTGTGTCGAGTTTGCGCCTGCCGTGGACGGCACCGGCGACGTGTTGGTGCGGCATTCGAAGCGTCCGGATGAGGGCGTGATCCGCTACACCGCCGATGAGTGGCGGGCGTTCGTGGCGGGCGTGAAGCACGGCGGGTTCGACCTGTAATCGCCAGTTGGCAGTGAGCGCTCGGAGCGGCTCCTTCGGGAAACACAATCGCGATGGTTGGGCGCGATGCAACCTGCCACGCACGATCGAAATCATGTTGATGCTTGGTTGCCTGTCTGGTTATTTTGGTTGTTCCTCAAGAACTATGCTCAGCCAGCCAACGTATGGTTGCTGTGTGACAGGATGCGCTGAAAGGGTCGTAGCTCCGTGGCCAAACAGAGCCCATCGAAGTTGCCGAAGCCTGACCGATTCAACCCGCTTGATCCAGCGGCGATCGGGGCCATACTCCGTGAGCGGCTAGAACAAGAAGAATCGCACGATTTCCCACCCGATCCTTTTCGGGGAGCAGGCCTGTATGCGCTATATTACGTTGGCGACGGGATACCCGAGTACCAACCCCTAGCTAACGAATTTCGCCAAGGGCGCCACATTCCTGTTTATGTTGGAAAGGCTGAATCCGGTAACAGTAGCTACGGTTTCGAGCCCGACTATAATGCGACAAATCTATCGGACCGGATTGCCAAGCATGCCGACTCGGTCGCCGAGGTGGAGAGGTTTAATGGGGGCGGCAATCTCCGACTCGTTGACTTCCGTGTCAAGTTCTTGTCAATCGATGACGCTTGGATCGTATTGGGGGAAAGGGCACTTTTGCGCGCGTATCGACCAGTACTATGGAACAGCATTGTCAACGGATTCGGTTCGAATCCTCCCGGTACCGCGCGAAAAAATGCTAGGTCTGTTTGGGATACCATGCATCCCGGCAGGGAAAGGGCAGGGCAACTGCCAAATCGTAGGCTAACTCTGGCCGAGATTCGCGACCGTGTCGCTGAAGGTGTAGAGATATCACTAATCAGGAAGGATGACGTGCGCGATAAGCGGATCGCTGCTATGAAGAGAACCAAGGTGATCTGGTCGCCACCGTCCGGTAAATCTACTGATAAAAGGATCCATGTAGCGGACGAACGCCGATTCCTTGCTGAGATTGAACGGCTTGGCTTGTCGGTTCCTGAGTATCGAACAAACTCCGCCGACGAGTTTTCTTTGTTTGGCGAAAGATAAGCAGACGCGGATTCCCTAAGCTCAGCGAGGTCCCTGGGGTTGATCTCTCACTGCTGCGGCTACTCGGTGTGCGGCCTCTTCGAGATCGTCATGTTCCCAGATGCGGACGACTTCCCAGCCGGCGTTGTGGAGGCGTTGGTCGGTGTCGGTGTCGCGGCGTTTGTTGGCTTCGATTTTGGTTCGCCAGAAGTTGGCGGTGGCGCCGGTGGCGGGTCGGTGGTGTTGGGGGCAGCCGTGCCAGAAGCATCCGTCGAGGAAGACGGCGACTTTGGCTCGGGGGAAGACGAGGTCGGCGGTGCGGCGGATGTCTTTGATGGGGCGTGTGGCGACTCGGTAGCGCAGTCCGAGTGCGTGAACGGCGGATCGAAGGGCTCGTTCGGGGCGGGTATCGCGGCCGCGGTTGGCGCGCATGACCGCGCGGGAGTTGGGGGTGGATGCCCACGAGTTGGTTTCGCGGGTGTTGTTGTGGCGAGGTCTGGTGGGCTGGTCGCGCTGGCTGAGTAGTTCGCTGGTGTGGATCTGTCGCCAGGCCTGGCGCAGGTTCTCTTCACGGGTGGGGCCGTCGACTTCGCCGACGTAGCGCTCTCGTGTCCTACCTCGGTCGGACCAGCGGAGATAGGCGTAGATGCGGCGGCCGGAGGGGAAAACGCGCAGAGCGACCGAGGCGTGGACGGTACGCCCGTTCGGGAGCCGCATTTGACGCGCGGCGTGCCCACCGGCGGCGCGGTCTTGTTCCTCGCCTCGCTCGCGACGGCTGAGCTCGGGAGCGGGTTTCCAAGCCGCCGGCCCCGGGCGCTGATCTTTCCACAGTGGGTGGGGCGTCACGAGCCTCCTTGGCTCTTCATGTGCGGGTGCAGCGCTTCGGCGACGGACCGAGCGATCGCTTCGCCGAGTTTGACCGGCACGGCGTTGCCGAGTTGCCGCATCTGCTCACCACGCGGGCCGACCAAGAACCAGTCATCGGGGAAAGTCATCACCCGCGCTACCTCCCGCACGGTCATGTAGCGGATCGACCCGTCATCCCGCTTGAGCACCGTCTCGCCCCCCGGCACGCCATGCACGCCGGCTTTGACCGTCTTGGCCGGACGGTCCAGCAGATTAGGAGTGTGCCCGGGATACTGCCGCGCGCCGGGCCATCCGTAGTGGTGCAGGTGTTTCGGGTGCTCGACCTTGTCTCCGAGAGGCTCGCCTAGTCCCTTGATCGCGTCCCGCAGGGTCAGCCAGCGCGCGGTACCCTCACCGTCGTCGGTACCGTCGGGAACCTCGGGGGTGTAGCGGTAACGCTTGGGTACTTTGTGCGCCTCCCAGTAGCTTCCATCGGCCTGCGCGCGCAGCAACGCGCCCTCCGAATGCGTCGGCTTCGGGAACTGCCACTCACCCAAACCAAGATCCCGACGAAAGGCCACGACGAACACGCGCCACCGGGTCTGCGGCACCCCGTAATCGGCGGCGTTGACCATCAGATACTTCACGTCATAGCGCTCGCTGAGGTCCCCCGCGTCCTTGACCAGGGCCTTACGGAGCCGCTTGTCGTGATCCCGCCAGTCCTCACCGTCCACACGCCGCTCGAACGGCGCCCGCAACTCGTTGAGGATGTACTCGTAATATGGCTTGAACGATGGCCGCAAGAGCCCCTTGACGTTCTCCGCGATCACCGCGCGCGGCCGCGTCTCCCGCACCGTGCGGAACAACTCCGGCCACAGGTTGCGGTCGTCCTCATAGCCTTTGTGAGCCCCGCCCAAAGACCACGGCTGACATGGCACACCACCCGCGACCACGTCCACCTCGCCCTGAAACCGCGACAGATCGACCTCGCGAATGTCGCCCTCGATCAAGGGCCACGGCGAGTGCAACCCCAGACCCCGCCGCCCACGGGACTCGTCCCAGTCCTCGGCCCGGTTCTCCCGCAACGTCGCGCACGCCCGCTTCTCCAACTCCACCGCCAGCAAATGACGAAAACCGGCGTTGTGCATCGCCAAGGCCAACCCCCCACCCCCGGTGAAGAGCTCGATACTCGTGCCCACCTCACGAGCGGGACCGGTCTCGGAGAACAGAGCTGGCTGTGTGGTCACGACGGGACTGTACCGCGGAATCTGTTCGAACACACGTGCGACATGTCTAAAGGTGGGAATTGGTGGTCGTCGCCGGTAAGCGCGGTCGTGTCGGGCGAGCGGCGACGAACTCGAGCGGCGCGAACTCGATCCTGGTCGAGGCTCGATGGCCAAGCGTCTGTCATGGGTGGATCCGCGAACGGTTCGGTCGGTAGGTTGCAGAGTGTGACCGAAAGCCTCGCCTCCAAAGCCAGCGCCGAGTTCAAGCTAAGCATCACGCGTGCGCTGGCTGATCAGTTGCTCGAAAGACTTTCAAGTCTCGAGCCTGCTGCGCTGACCAGCGCGAACCTGGCCACCCTTGAAGCGCGTCCGGGTGTCTATGAACTCTTTCTTAAGCGCGCCGACAGCGGTGCGGAACGGGTATATGTTGGCAAGGCGAGCAAGGACCTGCCGGCTCGGCTTGACAAGCATCGACGCAAGTTGTCGGGACGCGCCAACATCACGCTCATCGATGTCAGATTCCAATGCCTTTACGTGGATGAGGATCTGGAAGCGGCCGCGCCGGAAAAGATGCTGATCAACCGGTACCGTGCCGAGGGCGCTGTTCCCTGGAATACCAACGGATTTGGGAATAATGATCCCGGGCGGAACCGAGACCATTCACTCGTCAAAGCCAAGCACTTCGACGCGGTATACCCGGTGAACTTGGATTTGACCCTTGATAGCGCTTCGGTGGAACCGGGCGAGCACACCGTTGAGCGGTATCTCAAGGCCGTAAAGACTGCCTTGCCTTTTAATCTGCGGTATGAGGAGAAGACGGCACGTGCCAAGGATCGCGCACGGTATAGCGTCGAGGTACCAAAGAGGCCCATGACGGCACGCGAGTCGATCTCGCTAGCTATCGACGCGCTGCCGGAGGGATGGCAGGCGACCGCGCTCCCGGGCTACGTGATCTTGTATCACGAGACTGAGTATTACAAGAGTGCGCGTTTTCTATGGCGAAAGGAGAACGGCCACACACGAGAGTTGCTGGGCCCCAACCTTCGAGATGAGGATGGGGAAGTCGAAGAGAGCGAATCTAGCGAGGAGTAGTCGACGCGGACAGTGGGCTCGCGCGGTCACGGTCCGGTGCTATTGGCGTGTGATGGCCTCACCCATGACCAAGTCAATTCGAGGCGTGAACCCGTGCGGTTCCTGGTGCGCCCCGGCTGATCGCCGGGCTCAGGGGCGTAGGCCCGCGAGAGCGCGTTGCATGAGTCGGCCCCATTCGTCGCGCACTCGTTGCTTGTCGGTTTCCGGGGTGTTCACCAGTGCCAGTCCCGCTCCGCCCAGCATCCAGAAGCAGAAGTCCACTGTGGTCTCCAGCGTGGCCGCCGTCTCGATGCCGCCGGATTCGCGCAGGTTCTCGATGAAGCCCGCCACGAGTCCGTAGGCGTACTTCTGCTCGTACTCCTGCCAGCGCTGAAAGCCCAGCGCCGTCGGGGCCTCCTGCCAGCACAGCCTGCCGTAGACCGGCTCGCAGCACCTGTCCAGAAAGGCGTCGAGCGCCTGCATCGCGGCTTGCCAGGGATCGGGCGAGGTCGCCGCGGCCCGCACGGCTGCCATCATCCGCGACTCCTGCTCGTCCAACACCGCCTCGAACAGCGCCTGCTTGCCCGCGAAGTGGTGGTACACCGCGCCCCTGGTGACCTGCGCGGCCGCGGCCACGTCCTCCAGCAGCGTGCCCGCGTACCCGCGCTCGGCGAACAACGCCGTCGCCTGTTCCAGCACGGCGGCGCGGGTGGCCTCGGAGTACAGCTCCCGGCGGCTCTTGACGCCTGTCATACTCTGAGTCTATTCACATACACAGTGTATGTGACATACGGAGGGGATGTCATGACCGAGGGCACTGTCGCCGCGGGCGAGGCTCCGCTGTTCGATCCGTTCGCCGAGGGGTTCACCGCCGACCCCTACCCGCAGTACGCCCGGCTGCGCGAGAGCGCGCCGGTGTACGAGCATCCGCTGGGGTTCTGGGTGCTTACCCGCTACGCCGACGTCTCGGCCCTGCTGCGCTCGAGCTCCTCGGTGGAGGAGCGCAACGTCAACCCTGGCCCGCTGAGCCAACTCCGTGAAGAGGTCTACGGCGACCGCTCGCCCCGCGCCGACGGGCTGTCCATGTTGGACCGTGACCCGCCCGACCACACCAGGCTGCGCAGGTTGGTGGCCAAGGCGTTCACTCCGAAGGCCGTGCGTGCGCTGCGGCCACGAATCACCGAACTCGTCGACGACATGCTGGACGAGATGGCCGCCGCGCGGCGGGTGGACCTGGTGCCCGCTTTGGCCTTCCCGCTGCCGTTCGCGGTGATCGCGGAAATGCTCGGCACCCCGCCCACCGACCACGAGCGCGTACGCGACCTCAGCGGCATGGTCGTGCGCTCGCTGGAGCCGGTGCTCGACCCCGACGTGCTGCGCGCCATCGACTCCGCGTACCAGGAACTGAGCGGCATCGCCGCCGACATGATCGCCTGGAAGCGCCGCAACCCCGCCGACGACCTGCTCACCGCTCTCATCAACGCCGAGGAGGACGGCGACGTCCTCAGCGACGAGGAGCTGATCGCCCAGGTCCTACTGCTCTACATCGCCGGGCACGAGACCACGGTGAACCTCATCTCCGGCGGCACGCTCGCGCTGCTGCGCCACCCGGACCAGTTCGCCGCGCTGCGGGCCGACCCCGGCCTGGTGCCGAACGCGGTGGAGGAGATGCTGCGCTACGACAGCCCGGTGCAGGAGAGCAGGCGGATCACGCTGGAGCCCACCACGATCGGTGGCGTCGAGATCCCCAAGGGCACGTTCGTGCTCGCGATCCTCGCCTCCGCCAACCGCGACGAGCGCCAGTGGGGCGAGGACGCCGACTCGCTGCGGCTGGACCGGGAGGGCGCGCGCAACCACCTCTCGTTCGGCTCCGGTGTGCACCACTGCCTCGGCGCGTCGCTGGCGAGGCTGGAGGCGAGCGTGGTGTTCGAGCGCATGGTGAGCAGGTTCGGGGATCTGGCCCTGGACGGCGAGGTGACGTGGAACGGTCGTATCAACCTGCGCGGGCCCTCGGCGCTGCCGGTGGTGACCCGGCCCGCCTAGCTGTACCTAGCTCGTGCCGAGGTCGGAGAGCGCGGCACGGACCTCGGAGAGCCGGGTGGGCCAGTGCCGCTTGACGGCCTCCCATGCCGCGCGCAACGACACCGCCTCGGCGAGCACGAGCACCGGCCCCTCGCCCCAGCGGGTCGCGACCACGGTGCCGACCCGGTCGGGCCCCTCGGGCGAGGGCGCGCCACCGGGAAGGAACTCCACGGTCAGCGACGCGCCGGTGTCGGCGACATCGTCGGTGACACCTCGCATCGCGGCGTGATAACCGCGCAGTCCGTTGCGCCCGGGTGCCTGGGTCGGCAGCGGGCAGTCCGGGTGCGCGGCGTTGTATGCCTCCACGGTGGCGAAGTGCGCTGTACTCACGACGAGCAAGCCTACCGTGACGTTAGGGAAGGTTTTCCGCTGGTCGGTCGCGTGTGGACACCCTGCACGCAGTGTCACCGAGCCGGTACCGTGACGATCGTGAGCGAGCACATGCGAATCGGCGAGGTGGCCGCTCGCACGGGACTGTCCCTGCGCACCATCCGCTACTACGAGGAAGTCGGCCTCGTGGAGCCGAGTGCCCGTAGCCAGGGCGGGTTCCGGCTCTACACCGAGCCGGACGTCGCACGGCTCGACCTGGTCAAGCGGATGAAGCCGCTGGGCTTCCAACTCGACGAGATGCGCGAGGTGCTGCTGCTCCTGCACGACCACGGTCGCGGTGAACTGCACCCGGAGCACGCGCGACGGCTGCGCCACTACGCCGAGATCGCGCAGCGACGCTGCGCCGAACTGCGGGAGCGACTGGAGACGGCCGAGGCGTTCGCCGCGGAGTTGCGAGCCCCCATCCAGTGCGAAGGTACCGTGACGTAACGGTAGAGTCGTGGTATATGCGTGAACTCAGTTACAGGCCGGCGTGATGACCACGGGCGACGGCGTGCTCGCGGAGGCAGGCCGCAGACGCTCCTTCGCGGTGATCAGCCACCCCGACGCAGGCAAATCGACGCTGACCGAGGCGCTGGCGCTGCATGCGCGGGTGATCTCCGACGCCGGTGCGGTGCACGGCAAGGGCGGGCGCCGTGGCGTGGTCTCCGACTGGCTGGAGCTGGAAAAGGCCCGTGGGATCTCCATCACCTCAGCCGCGTTGCAGTTCTCCTACCGAGACACCGTGATCAACCTGCTCGACACCCCCGGCCACGCGGACTTCTCCGAGGACACCTACCGGGTGCTTTCGGCGGTGGACTCGGCGGTGATGCTGCTGGACGCCGCCAAGGGGCTGGAGCCGCAGACGCTGAAGCTGTTCGACGTGTGCAGGCACCGGGGCATCCCCGTGCTGACGTTCGTGAACAAGTGGGACCGGCCCGGCCGCGAGGCGCTTGAGCTGTGCGACGAGTTGGTGGAACGCATCGGGCTGCAGCCGATGCCGCTGACCTGGCCGGTGGGTGAGGCCGGTCACTTTCGCGGTGTGCTCGACGTCGCCGACGGCTCGTTCGTGCGCTACCAGCGCACGGCGGGCGGCGCCACGGTCGCGGCCGAGGAACGGCTGAGCTCGGCCGCCGCCGAGGCCGAGGCCGGTGAGGACTGGGTGCGCGCGGGCGAGGAACTTGAACTGCTCGCGGAATCCGGCGGCGAGTTCGACGCCCAGCGATTCCTGGCGGGGGAGGCGACCCCGATGCTGTTCGGGGCCGCGGTGCTCAACGTCGGGGTGCGACACCTGCTGGACCTGCTGGTGGAGCTCGCGCCGAGGCCGACCCCGCGACTCGACGCCGACGGCGAGCCCCGCCCGCTGGACGCCGACTTCTCCGCGTTCGTGTTCAAGGTGCAGACCGGCATGGATCGCGCCCACCGCGACCAGGTGGCGTTCGCGCGGGTGTGCTCCGGCGTCTTCGAGCGCGGGATGGTGGTGACCAACGCCACCACGAAGCGACCCTTCGCCACCAAGTACGCCCA encodes:
- a CDS encoding Imm1 family immunity protein translates to MLYHAAVPVGHDQGYDLELTAAADVDELIRLLYLDDAGTASIQRTEVDPVLDVQVHDRFGYLMYVGDQMYGYSVGDPDSPDLADLSEVGFPAGTGVPLERFRAALVEFITKDGALPSVVEWRPVEQFAGD
- a CDS encoding GNAT family protein, with amino-acid sequence MLVDHFTPLGLRLSTPRLELRIPTGEALADLADLAVDGIHPPETMPFVFPWTDQPPAELARDVLRHHWRHLANWTPQNWSLLLAVFRDGTVVGQQALSGREFAISREVTTGSWLG
- a CDS encoding GNAT family N-acetyltransferase; the encoded protein is MRAAVPHLAFAGLGAEAAVSGAFTDNPASLAVSRKLGYQLDGISRHAVRGELAFEQRMRLNRQDWERHRSIEVTTEGLEPCLPLFGLDAG
- a CDS encoding HNH endonuclease; its protein translation is MRDRTVAEQVKAWHNSACQVCGTCLQTVAGPYAEGAHIQGLGRPHNGPDDESNMLCLCPNHHVLFDSGAIHIDDDFVIWDSIEQTRIGPLRRVSEHRIGLDFLRYHRQHYASPQDRAS
- a CDS encoding zinc finger protein, producing MTRFRWQQANGRRHAYDTGTTAIPHPGVVFTALCGKEVTPRERDFVELSGCCYAPTCWRCDHEWRVRDGFPPEEIPPLPENA
- a CDS encoding helix-turn-helix domain-containing protein: MGADANGLTTRARALVAAIRNLLDNAGMSGRELSERLGLSHSTVSHWRTGRRLPTPEDVASLLTLLGVTGQEKQRLVEMARHAAEPNWLVVGMPGIPQQLAGAIESERSASAIAQWARDVVPGLLQTADYARALAAASGLPQNESEARVLLRIGRAEVLTRRHPVQLLALIGEDALREPVGSALVMADQLRHLKEMSDRSNVTIQLVPARVGWHPGWAGPFVLYDFPDAPSVVHFEHYSSGAFVLDEDDVRAYRSAVEVIRGVARSPADSAELIGKIAEELEQAA
- a CDS encoding DUF397 domain-containing protein, whose translation is MTSQPQWKKSSFSNPNGDCVEFAPAVDGSGDVLVRHSKRPDEGMIRYTADEWRAFVAGVKVGEFDL
- a CDS encoding DUF397 domain-containing protein, translated to MAPQWKKSSFSGPNGDCVEFAPAVDGTGDVLVRHSKRPDEGVIRYTADEWRAFVAGVKHGGFDL
- a CDS encoding Eco29kI family restriction endonuclease, yielding MAKQSPSKLPKPDRFNPLDPAAIGAILRERLEQEESHDFPPDPFRGAGLYALYYVGDGIPEYQPLANEFRQGRHIPVYVGKAESGNSSYGFEPDYNATNLSDRIAKHADSVAEVERFNGGGNLRLVDFRVKFLSIDDAWIVLGERALLRAYRPVLWNSIVNGFGSNPPGTARKNARSVWDTMHPGRERAGQLPNRRLTLAEIRDRVAEGVEISLIRKDDVRDKRIAAMKRTKVIWSPPSGKSTDKRIHVADERRFLAEIERLGLSVPEYRTNSADEFSLFGER
- a CDS encoding very short patch repair endonuclease yields the protein MTPHPLWKDQRPGPAAWKPAPELSRRERGEEQDRAAGGHAARQMRLPNGRTVHASVALRVFPSGRRIYAYLRWSDRGRTRERYVGEVDGPTREENLRQAWRQIHTSELLSQRDQPTRPRHNNTRETNSWASTPNSRAVMRANRGRDTRPERALRSAVHALGLRYRVATRPIKDIRRTADLVFPRAKVAVFLDGCFWHGCPQHHRPATGATANFWRTKIEANKRRDTDTDQRLHNAGWEVVRIWEHDDLEEAAHRVAAAVRDQPQGPR